A part of Onthophagus taurus isolate NC chromosome 7, IU_Otau_3.0, whole genome shotgun sequence genomic DNA contains:
- the LOC111423811 gene encoding LOW QUALITY PROTEIN: methyltransferase N6AMT1 (The sequence of the model RefSeq protein was modified relative to this genomic sequence to represent the inferred CDS: substituted 2 bases at 2 genomic stop codons), which yields MDVDSESTATSIDDENTENFCDNPTRDTLAEGLMGLIKPTVDQLDERVKATRLSQIELKQCIDSLGDQLKNISDSQQSTIDLDVYVKKLQNAKNRVTILTNILQHAQDRLNKVHQSIERETIKRKVMVDTLVSEQSTSNTVIXRFRXIKMSLPTPSYDLSEFKNVYEPREDTFLLLDALEKDLENIKKNNPMFIAEIGSGSGIIITALSCLLKTVCFATDLNPEACYATLNTSKLNKCEIEVCNMNFLSGFKHNLFDLIIFNPPYVVTASEEISGSSLSRSWAGGLNGREIIDKLLMSLPNYLSNEGICYLLVLKENNPEEIIEIVKKVGFKATILLERKIPSEHLFVLKLNKL from the exons ATGGACGTTGACAGTGAAAGTACAGCAACGTCAATAGACGATGAAAACACAGAAAATTTCTGCGATAATCCAACGCGAGATACGTTAGCTGAAGGGTTAATGGGCCTTATAAAACCGACAGTTGATCAATTGGATGAACGCGTTAAAGCGACCAG atTATCCCAAATAGAGTTGAAACAGTGTATAGATTCACTTGGTGATCAATTGAAGAATATTTCTGATTCGCAACAATCAACAATCGATTTGGACGTTTATGTGAAGAAACTTCAAAACGCCAAAAATCGCGTCACTATTTTAACTAACATCCTTCAACACGCTCAGGATAGATTAAATAAAGTGCACCAATCGATTGAACGCGAAACAATTAAACGTAAAGTTATGGTTGATACGTTAGTTTCAGAACAGAGTACTTCTAATACTGTGATATAAAGATTTCGATAAATTAAGATGTCATTACCAACACCGTCATATGATTTAAGTGAATTTAAGAATGTTTATGAACCTAGGGAAGATACTTTCTTGTTATTAGATGCATtagaaaaagatttagaaaatattaaaaaaaataatccaatGTTTATCGCCGAAATTGGTTCTGGGAGTGGAATTATAATAACAGCTTTATCATGTTTATTAAAGACTGTCTGTTTTGCTACAGATTTAAATCCTGAAGCTTGTTACGCTACATTAAATActtcaaaactaaataaatgtGAAATTGAAGTTTGTAATATGAACTTTTTAAGtggttttaaacataatttatttgatttaatcatttttaatccaCCCTATGTTGTTACTGCTTCTGAAGAGATATCTGGTTCAAGTTTATCTCGTTCTTGGGCTGGGGGATTAAATGGAAGAGAGattattgataaattattaatgtcattaccaaattatttaagcaatgagggtatttgttatttattagtgttaaaagaaaataatccaGAAGAAATTATTGAGATTGTAAAAAAGGTGGGCTTTAAAGCTACAATTTTGCTAGAACGAAAAATTCCTTCTGaacatttatttgtattaaaattaaacaaattgtaa